The following coding sequences lie in one Azospirillum humicireducens genomic window:
- a CDS encoding MFS transporter codes for MSNPPNSSNFSDSGVPQDGAQSADSPLSTAAITLFGIVGPYSFLVSPVVAGQMAGQLDWSAGTIGLIMGCELAGASLVSFPAMRLLRVLSPRTVALLATVLFILANVASALVTSVELFLPARIVAGAAGGILSVVALVSAARAANPPKAFAYWSGGQTVAAAIGLLYLPDLFVSTGIGGIYACLAAAALLSLVVIAGFGGGLLPSLSGGGERHNLKAARWTLVAIFGFYVAVGGAWAFVGIPGAELGFTDAGIGMLSSLAMTAGILGSVLASHVGGKAHHNRFVLGSYLLLVLCLGVIELVSDHMVFAGVIVLLQVLWSFLLPLLLASLADSDDDGNMVILSNMIIGGGAALGPMLAGYTIDFLGGYGAVATEGGIILLLSAAAFARARSKALAKAAAIQAPTSSLSHG; via the coding sequence ATGTCCAACCCGCCCAACTCGTCCAATTTCTCCGATTCCGGGGTGCCGCAGGACGGCGCCCAATCCGCCGACAGCCCGCTGTCGACCGCCGCCATCACCCTCTTCGGGATCGTCGGCCCCTACAGCTTCCTCGTCTCGCCGGTGGTCGCCGGCCAGATGGCCGGCCAGCTCGACTGGTCGGCGGGGACCATCGGGCTGATCATGGGATGCGAACTGGCCGGCGCCTCGCTGGTCTCCTTCCCCGCCATGCGCCTGCTGCGCGTCCTGTCGCCGCGCACCGTCGCCCTGCTGGCGACCGTCCTCTTCATCCTCGCCAACGTCGCCTCTGCGCTGGTCACCTCGGTGGAACTGTTCCTTCCGGCGCGCATCGTCGCCGGTGCGGCCGGCGGCATCCTGTCGGTTGTGGCGCTGGTATCGGCCGCGCGTGCGGCCAATCCGCCGAAGGCCTTCGCCTATTGGAGCGGCGGCCAGACGGTGGCCGCTGCGATCGGTCTGCTGTATCTGCCCGATCTGTTCGTCAGCACCGGCATCGGCGGCATCTATGCCTGTCTCGCGGCGGCCGCACTGCTGTCGCTGGTGGTGATCGCCGGCTTCGGCGGCGGCCTGCTGCCGTCGCTCAGCGGTGGCGGCGAGCGGCACAACCTGAAGGCGGCGCGCTGGACGCTGGTGGCGATCTTCGGCTTTTACGTCGCGGTCGGCGGCGCCTGGGCCTTCGTCGGCATTCCGGGGGCCGAGCTGGGCTTCACCGACGCCGGAATCGGCATGCTGTCGTCGCTGGCGATGACGGCCGGCATTCTCGGGTCCGTGCTCGCCTCCCATGTCGGCGGCAAGGCTCATCACAACCGCTTTGTCCTCGGCAGCTATCTGCTGCTGGTTCTCTGCCTGGGAGTAATCGAACTGGTGAGCGACCATATGGTCTTCGCCGGGGTGATCGTCCTGCTCCAGGTTCTGTGGTCCTTCCTGCTGCCGCTCCTGCTGGCCTCGCTGGCCGACAGCGACGATGATGGCAACATGGTGATCCTGTCGAATATGATCATCGGCGGTGGTGCGGCGCTCGGCCCCATGCTGGCGGGCTACACCATCGACTTCCTCGGCGGCTATGGGGCCGTCGCCACCGAGGGCGGCATCATCCTGCTGCTGTCCGCCGCCGCCTTTGCCCGTGCCCGTTCGAAGGCCCTGGCCAAAGCGGCGGCGATCCAGGCTCCGACCAGCTCCCTTTCTCATGGATGA
- a CDS encoding aldehyde dehydrogenase family protein: MVDTTRFYIDGKWVQPQGSRLIDVINPATEEAVTQVALGTSADVDLAVAAARKAFESFSRTTPAERIDLLSAILAAYQRRIEEFGDAIRQEMGAPQGFACQVQAGIGVAHLAQTIETARSFPFEEDRGAQRILREPVGVVGLITPWNWPINQITCKVGPAIAAGCTMVLKPSELAPLSAALFTEVIHEAGVPAGVFNLVHGDGPEVGQAISAHPHIDMVSFTGSTRAGIAVAKMAADTVKRVTQELGGKSPNIILADADLAKAVSRGVERCFGNTGQSCNAPTRMLVPEVLYEQVAELAKQAAAKAVVGDPLDPATTHGPVSNANQFRKIQSLIETGIAEGAELLVGGPGRPEGLERGYFVRPTIFGRVTPDMTIAREEIFGPVLSIITYRDEEEAIRIANDTVYGLAGYVQTGDPAHGAAVARRLRAGTIYVNDPPWSPAVPFGGYGQSGNGREYAEFGLAEFVEIKGVVGA, from the coding sequence ATGGTTGATACCACCCGGTTCTACATCGACGGCAAATGGGTGCAGCCGCAAGGCTCCCGTCTGATCGATGTGATCAATCCGGCGACGGAGGAGGCGGTCACCCAGGTGGCGCTCGGCACCTCGGCCGATGTCGATCTTGCTGTCGCCGCGGCCCGGAAGGCCTTCGAGAGCTTTTCCCGGACCACGCCCGCCGAGCGCATCGACCTCTTGTCCGCCATCCTTGCCGCCTACCAGCGCCGCATCGAGGAGTTCGGCGACGCGATCCGGCAGGAGATGGGGGCGCCCCAGGGCTTCGCCTGCCAGGTTCAGGCCGGCATCGGCGTCGCCCATCTGGCCCAGACAATCGAGACCGCCCGCAGTTTCCCCTTCGAGGAGGATCGGGGAGCCCAGCGCATCCTGCGCGAGCCGGTCGGCGTCGTCGGCTTGATCACCCCGTGGAACTGGCCGATCAACCAGATCACCTGCAAGGTGGGGCCGGCCATCGCCGCCGGCTGCACCATGGTGCTGAAGCCGAGCGAGCTGGCGCCTCTCAGCGCCGCCCTGTTCACGGAAGTGATCCACGAGGCCGGCGTTCCGGCCGGCGTGTTCAATCTGGTCCACGGTGACGGACCGGAGGTCGGGCAGGCGATTTCCGCCCATCCGCACATCGACATGGTGTCCTTCACCGGCTCGACCCGCGCCGGCATCGCGGTGGCGAAGATGGCGGCCGATACCGTCAAGCGCGTCACCCAGGAGTTGGGCGGCAAGTCGCCCAACATCATCCTGGCCGACGCCGATCTGGCCAAGGCGGTGAGCCGGGGTGTCGAGCGCTGCTTCGGCAACACCGGCCAGTCCTGCAACGCGCCCACCCGCATGCTGGTGCCGGAAGTGCTCTATGAGCAGGTCGCCGAGCTGGCGAAACAGGCGGCGGCGAAGGCGGTGGTCGGCGATCCGCTCGACCCGGCGACCACCCATGGCCCGGTGTCGAACGCCAACCAGTTCCGCAAGATCCAGAGCCTGATCGAAACCGGCATCGCCGAGGGGGCTGAGCTTCTGGTCGGCGGTCCCGGCCGGCCGGAGGGGCTGGAGCGCGGCTATTTCGTCCGTCCGACCATCTTCGGACGGGTCACGCCGGACATGACCATCGCGCGCGAGGAGATCTTCGGGCCGGTGCTGTCGATCATCACCTATCGGGACGAGGAAGAGGCGATTCGCATCGCCAACGACACCGTCTATGGGCTGGCCGGCTATGTTCAGACCGGCGATCCGGCCCATGGTGCTGCGGTGGCGCGGCGTCTGCGCGCCGGCACCATCTATGTCAACGATCCGCCCTGGTCGCCGGCCGTGCCCTTCGGCGGTTACGGCCAGTCGGGCAATGGTCGCGAATATGCCGAGTTCGGGCTGGCTGAGTTCGTCGAGATCAAGGGCGTGGTCGGTGCCTGA
- a CDS encoding alginate export family protein, with protein sequence MCNALRVAPRIGARFLKSVCLAGTALLALTAAAHADVTLYEQNGVTLEGGFTAGLGAIGVKNANLGAGVVTPSGEVQKDRNWVEGYIAPSLKLTYATESAGTLYGGVRAVSSGTGGDGDAGGFTQGRQGRTDLDNLYVGWKSGDLLSSLGKDAVDLSYGRQNFVIGDSFIIGDGTLDSQRQGTYWLGPRRGWNTGTAVAKFDIAPVHADLFRLKSDKNSNTDVIYGGNLEWRFGAEGKSSVGASYMRIDESKLATRKGMDIYNLRALGVTVPSVPGLTLSAEYVKQHNSRAGAALDASAWYGEAGYSFADVAWTPRASYRYSQFSGDNPGTVKSEAFDPLHMGFPRWGSWLQGEINGQYFPTSNSNVKVHNVQFAVQPAETVTLTALFYDFRFDRKPAGVTSGHVGNEINLAVDWAATPNLLVSAAVGRFFAGDGGKQFLRGTKDSSVFELAAIFTY encoded by the coding sequence ATGTGCAACGCCCTGCGCGTCGCGCCACGGATCGGTGCGCGCTTTCTCAAGTCCGTCTGTTTGGCCGGCACCGCCCTCCTGGCGCTGACCGCCGCCGCCCATGCCGACGTAACGCTCTATGAGCAGAACGGTGTCACGCTGGAAGGCGGCTTCACTGCCGGCCTCGGGGCCATCGGCGTCAAGAACGCCAATCTCGGTGCCGGGGTGGTCACGCCCAGCGGCGAGGTCCAGAAGGACCGCAACTGGGTGGAGGGCTACATCGCCCCCAGCCTGAAGCTGACCTATGCCACCGAAAGCGCCGGCACCCTCTACGGCGGTGTGCGCGCGGTGTCGAGCGGGACCGGCGGCGACGGCGATGCCGGCGGCTTCACCCAGGGCCGCCAGGGCCGCACCGACCTCGACAATCTCTATGTCGGCTGGAAGAGCGGCGACCTGCTGTCCAGCCTGGGCAAGGATGCCGTCGACCTCAGCTACGGCCGGCAGAACTTCGTGATCGGCGACAGCTTCATCATCGGTGACGGCACCCTTGATTCGCAGCGGCAGGGCACCTATTGGCTCGGGCCGCGCCGCGGCTGGAACACCGGGACCGCCGTCGCCAAATTCGACATCGCGCCGGTCCATGCCGACCTGTTCCGCCTGAAGAGCGACAAGAACAGCAACACCGACGTCATCTATGGCGGCAATCTGGAATGGCGCTTCGGGGCGGAGGGCAAGAGCTCGGTCGGCGCCTCCTACATGCGCATCGACGAGTCGAAGCTGGCGACCCGCAAGGGCATGGACATCTACAATCTCCGTGCGCTTGGCGTCACCGTCCCGTCGGTCCCCGGCCTGACCCTGTCGGCGGAATATGTGAAGCAGCACAACAGCCGCGCCGGTGCTGCGCTGGACGCCTCGGCCTGGTACGGCGAGGCCGGCTACAGCTTCGCCGACGTCGCCTGGACGCCGCGCGCCAGCTACCGCTACAGCCAGTTCAGCGGCGACAATCCGGGAACGGTCAAGAGCGAGGCGTTCGACCCGCTCCACATGGGCTTCCCGCGCTGGGGCAGCTGGTTGCAGGGCGAGATCAACGGCCAGTATTTCCCGACCTCCAACAGCAATGTGAAGGTCCACAATGTCCAGTTCGCCGTCCAGCCGGCCGAGACGGTGACGCTGACCGCCCTGTTCTACGACTTCCGCTTCGACCGCAAGCCGGCCGGCGTCACCAGCGGCCATGTCGGCAACGAGATCAACCTCGCGGTCGACTGGGCGGCGACGCCAAACCTGCTGGTCTCGGCGGCGGTCGGCCGGTTCTTCGCCGGGGACGGCGGCAAGCAGTTCCTGCGCGGCACCAAGGACAGCTCCGTCTTCGAGCTGGCGGCGATCTTCACTTACTGA
- a CDS encoding aldehyde dehydrogenase family protein, with protein MNLEDARHFYIDGRWVAPSSGATIAVVDPATEAVIGSIAAGTAEDVDKAVIAARRAFATFSIAPVEERRALLQRIAELMEARSEELAFAMTAEMGTAIGFARSSQVPLAIAHLRAMVELLGSYDFLARKGTTAIVREPIGICGLITPWNWPLYQITAKLAPALAAGCTVVLKPSELSPLSALLFARIMQDAGTPPGVFNLVNGTGEEVGAAIAAHPGIDMVSITGSVRAGVLVAQAAAVTVKRVVQELGGKSPNILLPDADFERAVPLGITSAFRNVGQSCSAPTRMIVPADRLDEVEALARHHVGTIVVGDPRNPQTTLGPIANKAQFNRVQQMIAVGIAEGARLLCGGPGKPTGLDTGHFVRPTIFSGVTGGMRIAQEEIFGPVLCIMPYKTEEEAVAIANDTVFGLGGHVQSANLDSARRVARQIRSGQVHINHPAWDAHAPFGGYKHSGNGREYGLFGLEECLETKAILGYFPS; from the coding sequence ATGAATCTGGAGGACGCGCGGCACTTCTACATCGACGGCCGATGGGTCGCGCCCTCCTCCGGCGCGACGATCGCCGTGGTCGATCCGGCCACCGAAGCGGTCATCGGCTCCATCGCGGCGGGCACCGCCGAGGATGTGGACAAGGCCGTCATCGCCGCCCGCAGGGCCTTCGCGACCTTCTCCATAGCCCCGGTGGAGGAGCGGCGAGCCCTGCTGCAGCGGATTGCGGAATTGATGGAGGCACGATCCGAGGAGTTGGCCTTCGCCATGACGGCGGAGATGGGAACCGCCATCGGCTTCGCCCGCAGCTCGCAGGTGCCGCTGGCCATCGCCCACCTGCGGGCGATGGTCGAGCTTCTGGGCAGCTATGACTTCCTCGCCCGGAAAGGGACGACGGCGATCGTCCGAGAACCGATCGGCATCTGTGGCCTGATCACGCCCTGGAACTGGCCGCTTTACCAGATCACCGCCAAGCTGGCGCCGGCGCTTGCCGCCGGCTGCACCGTCGTGCTGAAGCCCAGCGAACTTTCGCCGCTGAGCGCACTGCTGTTCGCCCGGATCATGCAGGATGCCGGAACGCCGCCGGGCGTCTTCAATCTGGTCAACGGCACCGGCGAGGAGGTGGGGGCCGCCATCGCCGCCCATCCCGGCATCGACATGGTCTCCATCACCGGGTCGGTGCGGGCCGGGGTGCTGGTGGCCCAGGCTGCCGCCGTCACGGTCAAGCGCGTCGTCCAGGAACTGGGCGGCAAGTCGCCCAACATCCTGCTGCCGGACGCCGATTTCGAAAGGGCGGTGCCGCTGGGCATCACCTCGGCCTTCCGCAACGTCGGACAATCCTGCAGCGCGCCAACCCGGATGATCGTGCCTGCCGACAGGCTGGACGAGGTGGAGGCTCTGGCCCGGCACCATGTCGGGACGATCGTCGTCGGCGACCCGCGCAACCCGCAGACCACCCTGGGCCCCATCGCGAACAAGGCACAGTTCAACCGGGTGCAACAGATGATCGCGGTCGGCATCGCGGAAGGCGCCAGGCTGCTCTGTGGAGGGCCCGGCAAGCCCACGGGGCTCGACACCGGCCATTTCGTGCGGCCCACCATCTTTTCCGGCGTGACCGGCGGCATGCGGATCGCGCAGGAGGAGATTTTCGGTCCGGTCCTCTGCATCATGCCCTACAAGACCGAGGAGGAGGCCGTGGCCATCGCCAACGACACGGTGTTCGGGCTGGGTGGCCACGTCCAGTCGGCCAATCTCGACAGCGCCCGGCGGGTCGCACGCCAAATCCGGTCCGGGCAGGTCCACATCAATCATCCCGCCTGGGATGCCCATGCCCCCTTCGGTGGCTACAAGCATTCCGGCAACGGACGCGAGTATGGCCTGTTCGGGTTGGAGGAGTGCCTCGAAACCAAAGCCATCCTTGGCTATTTCCCCTCATGA
- a CDS encoding NAD(P)/FAD-dependent oxidoreductase, with product MKLTPYWLDTVPKFLAVHQGPVEGDYDVAIVGGGFTGLSASLALAKKGARVILLDAGQLGGAASGRNGGMCNNGFAGDYAAMVGRLGADAAKRLYLSYDAAVDTVERIVREEGIDCDFKRVGKLKVAAKPAHYDKLARSQDLMARGADPDSYMVSRQDLRNELGSDRYFGGLIFPKSAAMHMGKFAHGLATAAARQGVRLHENTPVIGLTRLSGYAHRLSTPTGSVTAKQVLLATGTSAVGPLSYFRRRIVPVGAFLIATEPLSPASLDALLPHRRNVTDTRNFVCYFRVTPDNRLLFGGRARFAKSNARSDVKSGTILRRSMLEIFPDLSDARIDYCWGGMVDMTADRLPRAGERDGLFYSMGYSGHGTQMSTHMGQVMAKVMDGNAAANPLRDFDWPAIPGHFGPTWFLPFVGAYYKLQDILH from the coding sequence ATGAAACTGACACCTTATTGGCTCGACACCGTCCCCAAGTTCCTCGCTGTCCACCAGGGACCGGTCGAGGGCGACTATGACGTGGCGATCGTCGGCGGCGGCTTCACCGGCCTGTCGGCCTCGCTCGCCCTGGCGAAGAAGGGCGCACGGGTCATCCTGCTGGACGCCGGACAGTTGGGCGGAGCCGCATCCGGGCGCAACGGCGGCATGTGCAACAACGGCTTCGCCGGCGATTATGCCGCGATGGTCGGCCGCCTGGGCGCGGACGCCGCCAAGCGGCTCTACCTGAGCTATGACGCCGCGGTCGACACCGTCGAGCGCATCGTCCGCGAGGAAGGCATCGACTGCGATTTCAAGCGGGTCGGCAAGCTGAAGGTGGCGGCGAAACCGGCGCATTACGACAAGCTCGCGCGCTCGCAGGACCTGATGGCGCGTGGTGCCGACCCCGACAGCTATATGGTTTCACGACAGGATCTCAGGAACGAGCTGGGCAGCGACCGCTATTTCGGCGGCCTGATCTTTCCCAAGAGTGCCGCCATGCATATGGGCAAGTTCGCCCATGGATTGGCGACGGCGGCCGCACGCCAGGGAGTGCGGCTGCATGAGAACACGCCGGTCATCGGCCTGACGCGGCTGAGCGGATACGCGCACCGGCTCTCCACCCCCACCGGTTCCGTCACCGCCAAGCAGGTCCTGCTGGCGACCGGCACCTCGGCGGTCGGTCCCCTCTCTTATTTCCGCCGCCGCATTGTGCCGGTCGGCGCCTTTCTGATCGCGACGGAGCCCCTGTCGCCCGCAAGCCTGGACGCCCTGCTGCCGCATCGCCGCAACGTGACGGACACCAGGAACTTCGTCTGCTACTTCCGCGTCACGCCGGACAACCGGCTGCTGTTCGGCGGCCGGGCGCGCTTCGCCAAATCCAATGCCCGATCGGATGTCAAGAGCGGCACCATCCTCCGGCGGTCGATGCTCGAGATCTTCCCCGACCTGTCCGATGCCAGGATCGATTATTGCTGGGGCGGCATGGTGGACATGACGGCGGACCGCCTGCCGCGGGCCGGGGAACGGGACGGCCTGTTCTATTCCATGGGCTACAGCGGCCACGGAACCCAGATGTCGACCCACATGGGCCAGGTCATGGCCAAGGTCATGGACGGCAATGCCGCCGCCAATCCATTGCGCGACTTCGACTGGCCTGCCATTCCTGGCCATTTCGGTCCCACCTGGTTCCTGCCCTTCGTCGGCGCCTATTACAAGCTGCAGGACATTCTGCACTGA
- a CDS encoding RidA family protein — protein sequence MTDPMSQGLDVAPISTDGAAPAGGHYSQGVRHGDLIYVSGQLPIAPDGTHHADADFDRQARLAIRNMIAVVEAAGGNAATLLKVTVYLVGVANWPRFNAIYAEMLGDARPARSVVPVPELHYGYLVEIDAIAVRAAAPHHGAGTSTPSNGWSP from the coding sequence ATGACGGACCCGATGTCACAGGGCTTGGACGTGGCGCCCATATCCACCGACGGCGCAGCGCCGGCGGGAGGTCATTATTCCCAGGGCGTCCGTCATGGCGACCTCATCTATGTTTCGGGCCAGTTGCCCATCGCGCCCGACGGCACCCATCACGCGGACGCGGATTTCGACCGGCAGGCCCGCCTTGCGATCAGGAACATGATCGCGGTGGTGGAGGCCGCCGGCGGCAACGCCGCGACCCTGCTGAAGGTGACCGTCTATCTGGTGGGCGTGGCGAACTGGCCGCGCTTCAACGCGATCTATGCGGAGATGCTGGGGGACGCCAGACCGGCGCGCTCGGTCGTCCCGGTGCCTGAGCTCCATTACGGCTATCTGGTGGAAATCGACGCCATCGCGGTCCGGGCCGCTGCCCCGCACCACGGAGCCGGGACCAGCACACCATCAAACGGGTGGAGTCCCTGA
- a CDS encoding DSD1 family PLP-dependent enzyme — protein MRNLSQALGLMDVGTPCLLLDRDRMDRNVRRLRQRLDRLGVTLRPHLKTAKSVDAAQQVMMSPSGPATVSTLKEAEQFADAGVRDLIYAVGVSPDKIDRILALRARGVDLAVTLDTVDQARAVAEASRRTGDPIPALIEIDCDGHRSGVLPADGATLVRIARSLEDGGRLRGVLTHAGASYGAVGDDALRHCAEVERASAVEAATLLREAGFACPVVSVGSTPTAHFAEALDGVTEVRAGVFVFFDLVMAGIGVCSIDEIALSVLATVIGHQPEKGWILVDAGWMAMSRDRGTSKQRIDQGYGLVCDINGKPFGDLILSDANQEHGIIALRPGTDARLPDLPIGTRVRILPNHACATGAQHGAYHVMRSGSDKIEAVWPRFGGW, from the coding sequence ATGCGAAACCTCTCCCAAGCCCTTGGCCTGATGGATGTCGGCACCCCTTGCCTCCTTCTCGACCGGGACCGTATGGACCGCAATGTCCGCCGCCTCCGCCAGAGGCTCGACAGGCTGGGCGTGACCTTGAGGCCGCATCTGAAGACGGCGAAATCAGTCGACGCCGCGCAGCAGGTGATGATGTCCCCGTCGGGCCCGGCGACGGTCTCCACCTTGAAGGAGGCGGAACAGTTCGCCGATGCGGGTGTCCGGGATTTGATCTATGCGGTGGGCGTTTCTCCGGACAAGATCGACCGCATCCTGGCGCTGCGCGCCCGCGGCGTCGATCTGGCCGTCACGCTCGATACCGTGGACCAGGCCCGGGCTGTAGCCGAAGCATCCCGGCGGACAGGGGATCCGATTCCCGCCCTCATCGAGATCGACTGCGACGGACACCGGTCCGGGGTTCTGCCCGCCGACGGGGCGACGCTGGTCCGGATCGCCCGGTCGCTGGAGGATGGCGGCCGTCTGCGCGGCGTCCTGACCCATGCGGGGGCAAGCTACGGCGCGGTCGGCGACGACGCCCTGCGCCACTGCGCCGAGGTGGAGCGCGCCAGCGCGGTAGAGGCGGCGACCCTGCTGCGCGAGGCCGGCTTCGCCTGTCCGGTGGTCAGCGTGGGCTCGACGCCCACCGCCCATTTCGCGGAGGCGCTGGACGGGGTGACGGAGGTGCGCGCCGGCGTGTTCGTCTTCTTCGACCTTGTGATGGCGGGCATCGGCGTCTGCAGCATCGATGAGATCGCGCTTTCCGTGCTTGCGACGGTCATCGGCCATCAGCCGGAAAAGGGCTGGATTCTGGTCGATGCCGGCTGGATGGCCATGTCCCGCGACCGCGGAACCTCCAAACAGAGGATCGACCAGGGCTACGGCCTCGTCTGTGACATCAACGGAAAGCCGTTCGGTGACCTGATCCTGTCCGACGCCAACCAGGAACACGGGATCATCGCCTTGCGTCCGGGAACGGACGCCCGGCTGCCCGACCTGCCGATCGGCACCCGCGTGCGCATCCTCCCCAACCACGCCTGCGCCACCGGCGCCCAGCACGGGGCCTATCATGTGATGCGAAGCGGCAGCGACAAGATCGAGGCCGTCTGGCCCCGCTTCGGAGGGTGGTGA
- a CDS encoding LysR family transcriptional regulator codes for MLTSDDLVFFGVVSSSSSLAEAARTLNVTPPAVTQRLKALEQRVGVRLMERTGRGLALTDEGELLVAEGAAIIEAIEGLAESLDRRTSRVRGRLRIAAPYGFGREHVAPVAANFARQHPEATVALELSDHPNVLTADSWDVVIHIGTLNAAERLVTTLAPNGRVVCASPAYLAEHPPIEQPEDLLEHRCLALRENDEDVTLWRFSHSAGSARTVRIKPAMSTNDGTILRTWAIAGLGVIVRSEWDATQDLAAGRLVRILSDWLCPAADVVALLSTRHGRSRRSTAFLAMMREALNPPPWRLRDQSSSPRWPDNMLD; via the coding sequence ATGCTCACGAGCGATGATCTTGTCTTCTTCGGCGTCGTTTCCAGCTCCTCCTCGCTCGCCGAGGCCGCAAGGACGCTCAATGTGACGCCGCCTGCCGTCACGCAGCGGCTGAAGGCGCTCGAGCAGCGCGTCGGCGTCCGCTTGATGGAGCGCACGGGCCGCGGGCTTGCCCTCACCGACGAAGGCGAACTGCTGGTCGCTGAAGGAGCGGCCATCATCGAGGCCATCGAAGGGCTGGCTGAGTCGCTCGACCGGCGGACATCGCGGGTCAGAGGCAGGCTGAGGATCGCGGCGCCTTATGGGTTCGGGCGGGAGCATGTCGCGCCGGTCGCGGCGAATTTCGCGCGACAGCATCCGGAGGCCACCGTTGCGCTGGAGCTGTCCGACCATCCCAATGTGCTGACGGCCGACAGCTGGGATGTCGTGATCCATATCGGCACGCTCAATGCTGCCGAACGGCTGGTCACGACGCTCGCGCCGAACGGACGGGTGGTCTGCGCCTCTCCGGCCTATCTTGCGGAACACCCTCCCATCGAACAGCCCGAAGACCTTCTAGAACATCGCTGCCTCGCCCTCAGGGAGAATGACGAGGATGTGACGCTGTGGCGCTTTTCCCATTCGGCCGGGAGCGCCAGAACGGTCCGCATCAAGCCGGCGATGTCCACCAACGACGGTACGATCCTGCGAACCTGGGCGATAGCGGGGCTTGGTGTCATCGTCCGGTCGGAGTGGGACGCCACCCAGGATCTCGCCGCCGGCCGGCTGGTCCGGATCCTGTCGGATTGGCTATGTCCGGCTGCGGATGTCGTCGCCTTGCTGAGCACCCGCCATGGCCGCAGCCGGAGGTCCACGGCGTTTCTGGCGATGATGCGTGAAGCCCTGAATCCGCCTCCCTGGCGCCTGCGCGACCAGAGCTCTTCCCCACGCTGGCCTGACAACATGTTGGATTAG
- a CDS encoding LacI family DNA-binding transcriptional regulator, with protein MEKSRKAAGPVSLATIAAATGVSISTVSRIVNGQTHRASPETVTRIQQAVESLGYKPNQIGRALKQGRSRVVAMLTANLNNPVMAMIATATEAALRDIGHVMTLCDTHDREDLQDEYLQAMRSQSVGGYILVTNIKSPGLADFVARGEPVVFACRPNPYAADPDAPGAFVGIDNEAAGAAAADRLWARGCRSPAVIMPLEGSVVTLEREAGFCRRMTELGIPPDRLARVKAPGLSHLDVGYAAAGTLFAGRPGPDGILGVSDQIAYGVYRFAMEQGIRIPDDCPVISIDGSDLNGWIAPWLDSIHVPYAEFGHHIVGQLQAIWRGETPEAAILPFHD; from the coding sequence ATGGAAAAGAGTCGCAAGGCGGCGGGGCCGGTTTCGCTCGCCACCATCGCCGCCGCGACCGGTGTGTCGATCTCTACGGTATCGCGCATCGTCAACGGCCAGACCCACCGCGCCTCGCCCGAAACCGTGACTCGCATCCAGCAGGCGGTGGAGTCGCTGGGCTACAAGCCGAACCAGATCGGCCGCGCCCTGAAGCAGGGGAGAAGCCGGGTCGTGGCGATGCTGACCGCGAACCTCAACAACCCGGTCATGGCCATGATCGCCACGGCCACCGAAGCGGCGTTGCGCGACATCGGCCATGTCATGACGCTGTGCGACACCCATGACCGCGAGGATCTGCAGGACGAGTATCTGCAGGCGATGCGGTCGCAGTCGGTCGGCGGCTACATCCTCGTCACCAACATCAAGAGTCCGGGGCTGGCCGATTTCGTCGCCCGCGGCGAGCCGGTCGTCTTCGCCTGCCGTCCCAACCCCTACGCCGCCGACCCCGATGCTCCGGGCGCCTTCGTCGGCATCGACAACGAGGCGGCGGGGGCGGCTGCGGCCGACCGGCTGTGGGCGCGCGGCTGCCGGAGCCCGGCAGTCATCATGCCGTTGGAGGGTTCGGTCGTGACGCTGGAGCGCGAGGCCGGTTTCTGCCGCCGGATGACGGAACTGGGCATTCCGCCGGACCGGCTGGCCAGAGTGAAGGCGCCGGGCCTGTCGCATCTGGACGTCGGCTATGCCGCCGCAGGGACGCTCTTTGCCGGGCGGCCTGGGCCGGACGGTATTCTTGGTGTCAGCGACCAGATCGCCTATGGCGTCTACCGCTTCGCCATGGAACAGGGCATCCGCATTCCGGACGACTGCCCCGTCATCAGCATCGATGGCAGCGATCTCAATGGCTGGATCGCTCCCTGGCTCGATTCCATCCATGTGCCCTATGCAGAGTTCGGGCACCACATCGTCGGGCAGTTGCAGGCGATCTGGCGCGGAGAAACTCCCGAAGCAGCCATACTGCCCTTTCACGACTGA